Below is a window of Moraxella nasibovis DNA.
AATTCATTCGGCTTATTTAAGTCTTATTTTGGCAATAAAAAAACCATCAACACTAAGCGTGCTGATGGTGTGGAGAAAGTCTTTGGTGATGTCTATGAGCAAGATGACAGGCGAGATTGGGTGGTAGAAACCTAAAACGGTGTGTCAAGCAGGCGGTATGTAAATATGCGCCTTACTTGTTGGCGTTGCCACCTAGATTGTGCCAGCTGGATTTGTCATTTGATTTTGCTCATCGTCATCTGGTGTTTGGACTTGTTTCTTATTTGGTCAAAATCAATCTGTTGTTGCGAGTCAGACGCAAGCGGTACTCTTCGCCCTGATGTTCGATGCGCACTTCCTTGGTGAGGGCGAACAGGTTTTGCGAATGCAAGGTGGGCAGGCGAGTGGCTTCACGGTTGCTAAAATAGCGAGCGATTGTCATAGTCATGGCGATTTTCCTTTTGGTTGGTGGGTTGCGGGTGTTTTCCCGAGCCACTTTTGGCTTAAACTTTGAACAAAAACGCTTGATTGACTCATGTCAATTTCCAAAGCGTAAAATGATAATTCATCTAAATTTGCTTTAAGATTTCATTTGTCATTTATTATTAAATAACAATAATTATCATTTGTTGTTATCATAGCAAATTTTTCAAAGATTGCAAATATAAATGACAAAATTTGAGAATTTTTATCAATTTTCTGATAAAAGGTATAAAAACAATGACAAACGGTAATGTTAATGATGAATTGCAGGGCTGTCTGACGGCTCGTGGCGTGCCAACTGTGCCTGCCAAAGTCGTGCAAGTGGCGGTCGCTGTCATCAAATATGAGCAGGCAGGCGTGGCAAAATACCTGCTTGCCACTCGTCATGCCCATCAACATCAGGGCGGTAAATTGGAATTTGTCGGTGGTAAGATTGATCCAAATGAATCTGCCAAAACCGCACTCATTCGTGAAGTGTCTGAGGAGCTGGGGCTAGATATTTGTCAAAATCTTATTACCAAAATGGGCAAGATTCATCATGATTATGCGGACAAATCGGTGTGTCTGCACATTTATCAGGTGCTACTAAATGATGTGCAATACCTTGATTTTAAAGATAAAACAGTCGGTCTGGACGGTCAGGCGATTGGCTTTTATGATTTGGCGTTTATTTTGTCGCACAAAGCGTGTTTTCCGTCGGCGAATGCACCGATTTTAACTTGGCTGACTTTGCCAAAGCAGTTGGTTATTAGCCATGAATTGGCGTTTTTTAATGAACAAACCGACTGGTTGGATTGTTATAAAAAATTACCCGCAGGCAGTACGCTACTCATCCGTACCTTGGCAGATACCAAGACCAATGCTGAGCTGATGGAACAGTTGTCCGATGGGGGTGATGTGCAGTTTGTGGTGTCTTGTCAGGATGCGGTGGTGTGGTTGGAGTCGGTGCTGGCGGTGCGACTGACTCAAAATGAGCTGATGGCATTGGATTTGGCGAAGTTGACGCTACCAAGTTATCCTGTCATCGTCAGCTGTCATGACGAGGCGAGCATTTTCAAGGCGAATGAATTGGCGAAAATGCACCCTGTCATGGCGATTTTGTTGTCGCCTGTACTGCCGACGCTGACGCACCCTGAAGCACCCAGTCTGGGCTGGGAAGAGTTTGCCAGACTGTCCAAGCTGTCTTTTGTGCCAGTGGTGGCTTTGGGTGGGGTAAATGCGGCAGATTTGCCAAAGGCATTGGCACACGGTGCGGTGGCGGTGGCAGGCATTCGTGGATTTATTTAAAAAATAACCCCATTTCAAAAATAAATAATTATAGACAGAAAGGTTATTTTATTTTAAAATCGCATCATTTGTTAGGATGTATATTCCATTCATTTATCCATTCATTGATACAAGGAAATAGCCATGAGTATTTATCAAGACCATCTTTCTAAGCGTCAAGCCCAAGAAAACTCAGCTGTTGAGCTGATTGTTGCCCTTGCCAAGCTACACGCCAATCAGGTGAATGTATTGTTCTTTGGTGAGCGTGTCAGTCTGTCTGTGGCGGATATTTTAACCAAGCACGCCAATGCAGGACTGAATGTGGCGGATACTTTGGCGCTGGCACAGTCATTGACAGTGGCGAACACGACTGTGGATTTGGGTCAGGCGGTCAAAGCCGGCAAGACGGCGGCGGATTTTGCCGATGGTCAAGAAGTGCCAGCAACAGATGTGGTGCTATATGGTTTTGGTCGCATTGGTCGTATTTTGGCACGCCTACTCATGAGCCGTCCTGCGTCTGATAAGGGCTTACAACTAAAAGCCATCGTGGTGCGTCCAGCAGGCGAGGGCGATCTTGCCAAGCGTGGTAGCTTACTTGAGCGTGATTCGGTGCATGGTTGGTTTGATGGTAGCGTAGAGATTGATACTGCCAATAACGGCATCATCGCAGGCGGTCGCTTTATCAAGGTCATCTATGCGTCTGACCCATCAGAAGTGGATTATACCGCTCACGGCATTGATAACGCCATCGTGATTGACAACACTGGCAAATGGAAAGATGAAGTAGGTCTGGGTAAGCATTTGGCAAGTCGTGGCGTGGCAAAAGTACTACTGACTGCCCCAGCCAAAGGCGACATCAAAAATGTAGTCTATGGCGTAAACCACAAAACCATCGGTACTGACAAAATCGTTTCGGCAGCGTCTTGCACCACCAACGCCATCACGCCAACGCTTAAAGTATTGCACGATGAATTTGGTATCGTAAATGGTCATATGGAGACGGTACACGCCTTTACCAATGACCAAAATTTGGTGGACAACCACCACAAGGCAGACCGCCGTGGTCGTGCTGCCCCGCTAAACATGGTGATGACTTCAACAGGTGCAGCATCTGCGGTTGCCAAAGCCATTCCTGAATTAAAAGGCAAACTGTCTGGCAATGCAATCCGTGTGCCAACGCCAAATGTTTCTTTGGCAATCTTGAACCTAAACTTTGAAAAAGCAGTGGGTACGGCTGATGAGCTAAATGCTTTTATCAAGGCGAAATCGCAAAGCATCGAATGGCAAGAACAAATCGACTATTCAGACAGCCCAGAAGCGGTATCAACTGACTTCGTTGGTTCTGAAAAAGTGGCGATTTTTGATGCCAAAGCGACCATCGCCAGCGATAACCGTGCCACGATGTATGTATGGTATGACAACGAAATGGGTTATAGCACCCAAGTGATTCGTGTTGCCGAAGAGATGGCGGCAAATGGTTGATTGCTTTTTATCGTGATGATAAAAACCACCAAACGGTTTGGGCTGTTTGGTGGTTTTTTGTGAAAGCTTAACAAAATCAATGGGTTGTATTATAAATGTTGGGTTTTGCATTCGCTCAATCTAATTTACTGTGCTGACCCAAATCCAATGAGTGATGAAGAGCGTGAAATCTTTGAGTGGGAGAAGGATAAAATCAAGGCATGTCAAGAAATAATGGGTGATGATTGTTGTGTTTAATGGCAAAAATCCTTGAACATCAAGCTGGTTTAAAATATAATTTGGAAATTATGGTATTTGTGTAGAGTGCATGGAATGTTAATGCTGCTTTGTTTTTTCATTGCAATCATGATTGTATTATGCTTAGCCATTCCTTTTGTCGGTATTCCTTTGTTGATAATGGGGGTAATTTTGTACAGCTTTACTATCGGGTTTGTTGGTTCAATGTGGGAATCTTACAAAGAACATCAAAAAACTTAATCTGATGCCTGCTTTTTTATCATAAGTCCGTAGGGCGGGTTGAGGTACGAAACCCAACAAATTCAATGAGTTACACCATAATGCTGGGTTGCGCTGTCGCCAACCCAGCCTATGGGATCCGACTTTAAGTCAGTAATATGTATATATTTGGTTTTTTATCTCTGGCTGCCTCTAATAATTGATGGATTGATGTATTGGTTTCTTCACATATCATCATTTGGATTTCACTGGATATGCTCGCAAGGTAAGCCTCGATTATTAAAGTTAAAATTTGTTGTGATAAAATTGGATTTTTTCTAGAAAATTCAGACCAATTATAGATATGAATATCATGCCAATTCATCCAATTTTCATTAAAAAAATCACACACAACATCAAACAGTGCGTCAAAGCTACGCCCGCTTACAAGGCTTGGGCTTTCCCTGCCTTTTAGTTTTTGTGAAACACGCAAAATAGCATTTTCTTTACCAGAGCAATCTTGAAAATCAATCATGATTTTTTTATTGCTTTTTGGTAATTCGCTCTTTTTGCAAAAAGTAATCATTTTATTCTCCCAAAAGGCTTTTTTGTCAGCCCATAGGTTGGACTTCTCTTTCTAAAACCCATCCCATCAGAATGATTTTGGCTCTCATCGCCCACGCCACACAGATTTTAATATTGTACATTATACATTCTATCATGCTATAATACCCAGTTAATTTTAAGATTTTTACAATAAATTTAAACCAAATAAGAAGAGAAATTATGCGTTTTATTGATGAAGCTGTAATCAGCGTAAAAGCAGGCGATGGCGGTAATGGTATCGTCAGTTTCCGCCGTGAAAAATTTGTCCCTAAGGGTGGTCCTGACGGTGGCGATGGTGGCAAAGGCGGTAGTGTTTATGTAGTGGCAGATGACAACACCAACACGCTGGTGGATTTTCGCTATACTCGTAAATTTGAAGCCAAGCGAGGCGAAAACGGTCGCTCAAAAAACTGCTCAGGCAAAGGGGCGGATGATGTGTATCTGAAAGTCCCAGTTGGCACGACCATCATTGACACCGACCTTGATGTGGTGATTGGCGATTTGACCGAGATTGGACAAACCGTACTGGTCGCTAAAGGTGGCGATGGCGGTTTTGGTAATACTCGTTTTAAAACTTCAACCAACCAAGCCCCAAGAAAAGCAATCCCTGGCTTTGCTGGTGAAGCAAAAAATCTAAAATTAGAATTAAAAGTTGTCGCTGATGTCGGTTTGATTGGTTTGCCAAACGCTGGCAAATCCACCTTCATTCGTCAGGTGTCGTCTGCTCGCCCAAAGGTTGCTGACTACCCATTTACCACCCTTGTGCCAAATTTGGGTGTGGTTGATGTGGGGACGCATCAGTCTTTTGTGATGGCAGACATTCCAGGGCTTATTGAGGGTGCGTCAGATGGGGCGGGACTTGGCATTCGCTTTTTAAAGCATGTGGCTCGTACTCGCCGTCTTTTGCATATCGTTGATGTCAAGCCGATTGACGGTTCAAATCCCGTGGACAATGCTCGTATCATCATGGATGAGCTGGTTAAATTTTCTGCTGAATTATCCAAATTGCCACAGATTTTGGTACTCAATAAAATTGACCAGCTAGACGATGAAGAAGTTGATGCAGTGTGCGAAAATATCGTTAATGAGCTTGGCTGGACGGGCGAAGTGTTTCGCACTTCGACCATCGGTGGTGTTGGTACAGATGAGATTAAGTATCATCTGATGAGTGAAATTGAAGCTGAACAAGAGCGTGAGGCTGAGGATCCTGAGTTTGCCAAAGCACAAGCAGAGCGCTTTGCTCGTCTTGAAGAAGAGGTTCGCCACAACACCGAAATCCAAAAAGAGGCGTACCGTGCCAAACGCAAAGCCGAACGAGAGGGCTTGTCCGATGATGAGGACGATTGGGATGAAGATGATTATGATGTGGCGGTGGAGTACGCACCGTATTGATGGCGTAAATAATCAAGGTTAATTGCATGGATAATGTCATGGAAAATCAGCTCAAACGCCCAAAACGAGTCGTCGTCAAAATTGGCTCATCGCTTTTGACCAACAACGGTCGAGGGCTTGACCGCACCGCCATTTATGAATGGGCGAGGCAAATTGCCACAGTCCATGCTCGTGGTATCGAGGTGGTGCTGGTGTCTAGCGGAGCCATCGCAGAGGGCGTGGTGCGTATGAATTTGCCCGAACGCCCAAAAAAACTCCCTGCCTTGCAAGCCTGTGCGTCCATTGGGCAGATGGGGCTGATTGAAACATGGTGGCAAGCCTTAATCCAAAAGGGCGTGCAGTCATCGCAGATTTTGCTCACGCATGACGACCTTGCCCATCGTTCTCGCTATTTAAACATCAGCCAGACCATGAATCAGCTCATTGATTGGCGTGTCGTGCCTGTGGTGAATGAAAATGACACGGTGAGCTTTGGCGAGATTAAATTTGGCGACAATGACACGCTGGGGGCGATGAGTGCCACGCTCGTGGGGGCGGATTTGTACATCATTTTGACCGACCAAGAGGGCGTATTTACTGACAATCCACGCACCAATCCTGATGCCAAACTTATTCAAAGCGAGCGAGCGATGGCGGATTATTTGTTTGAGGTGGCGGGTGATGGCGGTAAATGGGGATCTGGCGGTATGCTGACCAAAATCCGTGCGGCGCGACTGGCTGCGATGGCAAATTGTCCGACCGTGATTGCTAATGGTAAGGTAGAGAATGTCATTACTCGCTTGGTTGATGGCGAGAGTATTGGCACACGCCTGACCACCGACCATGCCGACCGCCTGATTGCCAAAAAACAATGGCTTGCCACACACATTCGAGTGGCAGGTACGCTCATCATTGATGAAGGGGCGGCAGGTGCCATCACTGAGCAGGGCAAATCTTTGCTGCCTGTGGGTGTGGTGGAAGTGCAGGGCGATTTTGATGCAGGCGATGTGGTGGAAATCGTCAGCCGTCAAAAGGTGCGTCTGGCGGTGGGGCAAGTGGGCTTTGAT
It encodes the following:
- a CDS encoding thiamine phosphate synthase: MTNGNVNDELQGCLTARGVPTVPAKVVQVAVAVIKYEQAGVAKYLLATRHAHQHQGGKLEFVGGKIDPNESAKTALIREVSEELGLDICQNLITKMGKIHHDYADKSVCLHIYQVLLNDVQYLDFKDKTVGLDGQAIGFYDLAFILSHKACFPSANAPILTWLTLPKQLVISHELAFFNEQTDWLDCYKKLPAGSTLLIRTLADTKTNAELMEQLSDGGDVQFVVSCQDAVVWLESVLAVRLTQNELMALDLAKLTLPSYPVIVSCHDEASIFKANELAKMHPVMAILLSPVLPTLTHPEAPSLGWEEFARLSKLSFVPVVALGGVNAADLPKALAHGAVAVAGIRGFI
- a CDS encoding glyceraldehyde-3-phosphate dehydrogenase, which codes for MSIYQDHLSKRQAQENSAVELIVALAKLHANQVNVLFFGERVSLSVADILTKHANAGLNVADTLALAQSLTVANTTVDLGQAVKAGKTAADFADGQEVPATDVVLYGFGRIGRILARLLMSRPASDKGLQLKAIVVRPAGEGDLAKRGSLLERDSVHGWFDGSVEIDTANNGIIAGGRFIKVIYASDPSEVDYTAHGIDNAIVIDNTGKWKDEVGLGKHLASRGVAKVLLTAPAKGDIKNVVYGVNHKTIGTDKIVSAASCTTNAITPTLKVLHDEFGIVNGHMETVHAFTNDQNLVDNHHKADRRGRAAPLNMVMTSTGAASAVAKAIPELKGKLSGNAIRVPTPNVSLAILNLNFEKAVGTADELNAFIKAKSQSIEWQEQIDYSDSPEAVSTDFVGSEKVAIFDAKATIASDNRATMYVWYDNEMGYSTQVIRVAEEMAANG
- the hemP gene encoding hemin uptake protein HemP codes for the protein MTMTIARYFSNREATRLPTLHSQNLFALTKEVRIEHQGEEYRLRLTRNNRLILTK
- the cgtA gene encoding Obg family GTPase CgtA gives rise to the protein MRFIDEAVISVKAGDGGNGIVSFRREKFVPKGGPDGGDGGKGGSVYVVADDNTNTLVDFRYTRKFEAKRGENGRSKNCSGKGADDVYLKVPVGTTIIDTDLDVVIGDLTEIGQTVLVAKGGDGGFGNTRFKTSTNQAPRKAIPGFAGEAKNLKLELKVVADVGLIGLPNAGKSTFIRQVSSARPKVADYPFTTLVPNLGVVDVGTHQSFVMADIPGLIEGASDGAGLGIRFLKHVARTRRLLHIVDVKPIDGSNPVDNARIIMDELVKFSAELSKLPQILVLNKIDQLDDEEVDAVCENIVNELGWTGEVFRTSTIGGVGTDEIKYHLMSEIEAEQEREAEDPEFAKAQAERFARLEEEVRHNTEIQKEAYRAKRKAEREGLSDDEDDWDEDDYDVAVEYAPY
- the proB gene encoding glutamate 5-kinase; the encoded protein is MDNVMENQLKRPKRVVVKIGSSLLTNNGRGLDRTAIYEWARQIATVHARGIEVVLVSSGAIAEGVVRMNLPERPKKLPALQACASIGQMGLIETWWQALIQKGVQSSQILLTHDDLAHRSRYLNISQTMNQLIDWRVVPVVNENDTVSFGEIKFGDNDTLGAMSATLVGADLYIILTDQEGVFTDNPRTNPDAKLIQSERAMADYLFEVAGDGGKWGSGGMLTKIRAARLAAMANCPTVIANGKVENVITRLVDGESIGTRLTTDHADRLIAKKQWLATHIRVAGTLIIDEGAAGAITEQGKSLLPVGVVEVQGDFDAGDVVEIVSRQKVRLAVGQVGFDSSQAKQITQKHTDEVLQILGLTDDDKVVMVHRDEMALL